The Triticum dicoccoides isolate Atlit2015 ecotype Zavitan chromosome 6A, WEW_v2.0, whole genome shotgun sequence genome has a window encoding:
- the LOC119314803 gene encoding AT-hook motif nuclear-localized protein 2-like codes for METAMETSPPAAETKKEPTPPAAETKKGPTPPAVAQPVPETKKEPTPPAPAPSAPPPAPAAAAVVAARGDGKRKRGRPRKYGPDGGLLRPLNATPISASVPDDSGGGHYTPASAVGAAMKRGRGRPVGFISRAAPVVAMPMPVPVTAATPTPVVVVSTPPPPAPMSSSAAAPTQQLVPPLGDVVGCASGANFTPHILNVATGEDINMKVISFSQQGPRAICILSANGVISNVTLRQHDSLGGTVTYEGRFELLSLSGSFTPTEKGGSRDRCGGMSVSLAAADGRVIGGGVAGLLVAASPVQVVVGSFLPSYQMEQNGKKPVIEMKTVAAQPAMGFTISSGGDMEDSYSGSQARAGKGASAFRVENWTAQPVASAPPAAEARRTPSSEAAKVPVSGG; via the exons ATGGAGACGGCGATGGAGACCTCGCCGCCGGCGGCAGAGACCAAGAAGGAGCCGACGCCGCCTGCGGCAGAGACCAAGAAGGGGCCGACGCCGCCTGCGGTCGCGCAGCCtgtgccagagaccaagaaggagcCGACGCCGCCGGCTCCTGCTCCTTCTGCTCCTCCTcccgcgccggcggcggcggcggtggtggcagcgAGAGGGGACGGGAAGCGGAAGAGGGGGCGGCCGAGGAAGTACGGGCCGGACGGGGGCCTGCTGCGGCCGCTGAACGCGACGCCGATCTCGGCGTCGGTGCCGGACGACTCCGGCGGGGGGCACTACACGCCCGCGTCCGCCGTGGGGGCCGCCATGAAGCGGGGCAGGGGGCGGCCCGTGGGGTTCATCAGCCGCGCGGCGCCCGTGGTGGCGATGCCGATGCCGGTGCCGGTGACGGCCGCCACGCCGACCCCCGTGGTGGTCGTCTCCACGCCGCCGCCCCCCGCGCCCATGTCCtcatccgccgccgccccgacgcaGCAGCTCGTGCCGCCCCTAG GCGATGTGGTAGGATGTGCTTCCGGTGCGAATTTTACACCTCATATCTTGAATGTTGCTACCGGTGAG GATATTAATATGAAGGTCATATCTTTCTCCCAACAAGGCCCAAGGGCGATTTGCATTCTGTCCGCCAATGGTGTGATTTCGAATGTTACGTTGCGTCAGCATGATTCTTTAGGTGGTACAGTGACTTACGAG GGCCGGTTTGAGCTGCTTTCCCTGTCCGGATCTTTCACGCCGACCGAGAAGGGCGGATCCAGAGACCGCTGCGGCGGGATGAGCGTCTCTCTAGCGGCCGCCGATGGCCGCGTCATCGGAGGCGGCGTGGCTGGCCTCCTTGTTGCCGCAAGCCCGGTTCAG GTTGTGGTGGGAAGCTTCCTTCCGAGCTACCAGATGGAGCAGAACGGCAAGAAGCCGGTGATCGAGATGAAGACGGTGGCGGCGCAGCCGGCCATGGGGTTCACCATCTCCAGCGGCGGCGACATGGAGGACTCGTACAGCGGAAGCCAGGCACGGGCCGGTAAGGGTGCGTCAGCGTTCAGGGTGGAGAACTGGACCGCCCAGCCGGTGGCATCGGCGCCGCCCGCAGCCGAGGCGAGGAGGACGCCGTCGTCGGAGGCGGCCAAGGTCCCCGTCTCCGGAGGGTGA